The following proteins come from a genomic window of Pichia kudriavzevii chromosome 1, complete sequence:
- a CDS encoding uncharacterized protein (PKUD0A00790; similar to Saccharomyces cerevisiae YLR260W (LCB5) and YOR171C (LCB4); ancestral locus Anc_6.48), protein MRGHIDFKRNGIKLSGQPLIPAHTANSNTNPLGCCLPSSTSTSNFSNSAITFLPFLCILWAQETSTGRENELEITYAYPIECAYSDNLETSDNMQFQLPYEDAKRKVRVASEIMFIDIESTKSELPSEDRDMKTCDLILKYSYPFSQFNPFTEEFHQQSIFVIINPHSGKGTALEIFNDKVRPILEGAHCNITVQLTDYQGHATDLARELNIDEYDTILCASGDGIPYEVINGFYQRPDRAQAFSKINIVQSPGGSGNAMSLSCLGATSASLSALRILKGKPSQCDLMAISKSSSDEVILSFLSQTYGAIAQADIGTEWMRFIGGIRFDLGVAYEVLSGKKYPCELAFKIKCKNNDEVMEHYQNEVGKYKNNSSTYSNLKNNNRDIQGARGIYRDDSVEFDLTEQSQDKNVSCGLQLRKLTEDDFQLKYHEEFREDTSMRRLPEDWEIYDKDKTENMRIFYSGKMPYIAATTNFFPAALPADGAIDLVVFDSRSKFASTANALLSLEKGTHVWDDCVEHMKVEAFRLEPKSTTPCYISVDGERFPYETFQVEVLKGVLRTILWEGNYTVTGFLENGYSSK, encoded by the coding sequence ATGAGGGGAcatattgattttaaaagaaatggGATAAAGTTATCTGGACAACCACTTATTCCTGCGCACACTGCAAATAGCAATACGAACCCACTCGGTTGTTGCTTACCGAGTTCAACATCCACTTctaacttttcaaattcgGCAATAACATTCTTACCGTTTCTGTGTATATTGTGGGCCCAAGAGACATCCACTGGCagagaaaatgaacttgaaattACATATGCTTATCCTATAGAATGTGCATATTCAGATAACCTTGAAACAAGCGATAATATGCAGTTCCAACTACCATACGAGGATGCAAAGAGGAAGGTTCGAGTTGCATCTGAGATCATGttcattgatattgaaagcACTAAATCAGAACTGCCAAGTGAAGATAGGGATATGAAGACCtgtgatttgattttgaaatactCCTATCCGTTTAGTCAATTCAATCCATTTACAGAAgagtttcatcaacagtCTATTTTTGTCATCATTAATCCACATAGTGGTAAAGGTACAGCTCTCGAAATATTTAACGATAAGGTAAGACCCATATTAGAAGGTGCGCATTGTAACATCACTGTTCAGTTGACCGATTATCAAGGCCATGCAACAGACCTTGCTCGAGAACTCAATATTGATGAGTACGATACTATTTTATGTGCATCTGGTGACGGAATTCCATATGAAGTGATCAACggattttatcaaagacCGGACAGAGCACAAGCTTTTTCTAAAATAAATATTGTTCAGTCGCCGGGTGGATCTGGTAATGCAATGTCACTCTCATGTCTGGGGGCCACATCTGCATCTCTATCTGCATTAAGGATTTTGAAAGGGAAACCATCACAGTGTGATCTAATGGCCATTAGCAAGAGTTCTTCAGACGAAGTTATTTTATCCTTTCTATCTCAAACATATGGTGCCATTGCACAGGCTGATATTGGCACCGAGTGGATGAGGTTTATTGGTGGTATCAGATTCGATCTAGGGGTGGCATATGAGGTTCTTTCAGGGAAGAAATATCCGTGCGAGCTAGCCTTTAAGATAAAGTGCAAAAACAATGACGAAGTTATGGAGCATTATCAGAACGAGGTCGGAAAATACAAGAACAATAGTAGTACCTATagcaatttgaaaaacaacaatagaGATATTCAAGGTGCTAGAGGTATATATAGAGATGACTCGGTAGAGTTTGATTTGACTGAGCAAAGCCAAGATAAGAATGTTTCTTGTGGACttcaattgaggaaattaaCTGAAGATGATTTCCAGCTAAAATATCATGAGGAATTTAGAGAGGACACTTCCATGAGACGGTTACCTGAGGATTGGGAGATTTATGATAAAGATAAGACTGAAAATATGAGAATCTTTTATTCAGGTAAAATGCCATATATTGCGGCTACCACAAATTTTTTCCCCGCAGCGTTACCTGCAGATGGTGCAATTGATTTAGTCGTTTTTGATTCCAGAAGTAAATTTGCGTCTACTGCAAATGCATTACTGTCTCTGGAGAAAGGTACGCATGTATGGGATGACTGTGTGGAGCATATGAAAGTTGAAGCGTTTAGATTAGAGCcgaaatcaacaacaccatGCTATATTAGTGTTGATGGAGAACGGTTCCCCTACGAAACCTTCCAAGTGGAGGTTTTAAAAGGTGTTTTAAGAACTATATTATGGGAGGGAAACTACACAGTTACAGGGTTCCTGGAAAATGGGTattcatcaaa
- a CDS encoding uncharacterized protein (PKUD0A00800; similar to Saccharomyces cerevisiae YNL128W (TEP1); ancestral locus Anc_2.141), translating into MEVVKPAKSFRDQKRLDLYHIQPNLLIGSYPSVDYTRKSSLLSENYEAILSSKFAKTLIVDLVSERKPYIARSSNILVKHVNWVDYHSVAFQELNLLVNVVSNFLAKPNQGVFVHCKHGKGRTGTLVCAILIFMFRFTISEANSLFIQHRSIYHHGVQVHSQKKLLQYFHQYLSFLKPMYIDLILKTIAWKVEGVEIVGDLKNSNSRKLEISLANIEKNSKFSVYKFDRIGKTRVNERLVCAKLVSEDICFEIRHATIVMLSFCTFSINCAIEYLNSTKSAHESQCVIKVPFEEMDGVLGFGLKGKKCFSFIKIIISRVSL; encoded by the coding sequence ATGGAAGTTGTAAAACCTGCAAAATCTTTTAGGGACCAAAAAAGATTAGATTTATACCATATACAGCCCAACCTTTTGATAGGTTCATACCCATCAGTCGATTATACAAGAAAGTCATCCCTGCTTTCAGAAAACTACGAGGCTATTCTAAGCTCCAAGTTTGCAAAAACAttaattgttgatttggttTCTGAGAGGAAGCCTTATATAGCTAGGAGTTCCAATATCCTTGTGAAACATGTCAATTGGGTAGATTATCACAGTGTTGCCTTCCAAGAACTAAATCTTTTGGTGAATGTCGTCTCCAATTTTCTTGCTAAACCCAACCAAGGAGTTTTCGTTCATTGTAAACATGGCAAAGGGAGAACAGGAACACTTGTTTGTGCAATCCTAATATTCATGTTTCGGTTCACAATCTCGGAAGCTAACTCTCTGTTTATTCAACATCGCAGTATTTATCACCATGGCGTTCAGGTCCATtctcaaaagaaattgttaCAGTATTTTCACCAGTACCTATCTTTCCTTAAGCCGATGTATATAGATTTAATTCTCAAAACAATAGCATGGAAAGTAGAAGGTGTCGAAATAGTAggagatttgaagaatagTAATAGTAGAAAACTCGAGATTTCCTTGGCAAACATAGAGAAAAATAGTAAGTTTTCCGTGTACAAGTTTGACAGAATTGGCAAAACAAGAGTAAATGAACGATTAGTATGCGCCAAACTAGTTTCCGAAGATATCTGCTTTGAAATAAGACACGCTACTATAGTGATGCTTTCCTTTTGCACCTTCAGCATCAACTGTGCAATTGAATATCTTAATTCAACTAAGAGTGCCCATGAAAGTCAGTGTGTAATAAAAGTaccatttgaagaaatggatgGTGTCTTAGGGTTTGGCTTAAAGGGGAAAAAGTGTTtcagtttcatcaaaatcattatTTCAAGGGTTTCTTTATAA
- a CDS encoding uncharacterized protein (PKUD0A00810; similar to Saccharomyces cerevisiae YGL089C (MF(ALPHA)2) and YPL187W (MF(ALPHA)1); ancestral locus Anc_6.185) produces the protein MKFTTVGLLSILIASTTFAAPVSQADATADAVADAEAWRWHKWFRNQAIYKREADASAVAEAEADANAEAWRWHKWFRNQAIYKRDADADSDADAWRWHKWFRNQAIYRREDEPEQAEGDLEEEEYDGKEPIGFAYAFADDDKNSEPVAFFPMFASDFEEQPTNGTNVAKRDADADAEAWRWHKWFRNQAIYKRDAEADANPDAWRWHKWFRNQAIY, from the coding sequence atgaaattcacCACAGTTGGTTTATTATCCATTCTCATAGCATCTACAACTTTTGCTGCTCCAGTTTCTCAAGCTGACGCTACAGCTGATGCTGTTGCAGACGCCGAGGCGTGGAGATGGCACAAGTGGTTTAGAAACCAAGCAATTTACAAGAGAGAAGCAGATGCTTCTGCGGTTGCCGAAGCTGAGGCGGATGCTAATGCAGAGGCTTGGAGATGGCACAAGTGGTTCAGAAACCAAGCAATTTACAAAAGAGATGCGGATGCGGATTCGGATGCAGATGCATGGAGATGGCACAAGTGGTTCAGAAATCAAGCTATCTACAGGAGAGAAGATGAACCAGAACAAGCAGAAGGCGACttagaagaggaagaataTGATGGCAAAGAACCAATCGGATTTGCTTACGCTTTTGCAGATGATGACAAAAACTCCGAACCCGTTGctttttttccaatgtttGCTTCCGATTTTGAAGAGCAACCAACTAATGGTACCAACGTTGCAAAGAGGGATGCCGATGCTGATGCGGAAGCATGGAGATGGCACAAGTGGTTTAGAAACCAAGCTATCTACAAGAGAGATGCGGAAGCAGATGCAAATCCAGATGCATGGAGATGGCACAAGTGGTTCAGAAATCAAGCGATCTATTAA
- a CDS encoding uncharacterized protein (PKUD0A00820; similar to Saccharomyces cerevisiae YJL109C (UTP10); ancestral locus Anc_1.253), with the protein MTSLSQQLAGIAQRTKAVALDRKRRTKIHGVSFLNDPTIAATQDYETIYYDALDALERLESIDRRFGKFKNSIFSLTSIQIDRHVQSQEENENLTKTINAFLSLLAPYWHLAVAIRAAEWPLRRFQMNIYNAEHLLLTTLPYFDQPVFPRILYVVNDLPKLFTWAVNFKKSNSNPSMNSMIKVFTDVDFFNLYSKFLQDELHHKSNFTKQLVFYVSMTISSIAALSSSTSDKLNSLIPYALETVSSLLSSKNDDCKTAAYTILIVISAAVPLTRSIVLASIETVLLSSTQETKKNALSCVIKLLQSIQEQGLDPLPGKILQLLPSNMLEDMETLKKIPNNEKFVCVYLRSLITNNGNIGVSETKNLKKLDITFSKHQLSVVTADLLNSIMNNSASTNNYYIDLLKYLITENQELFLENLEKFNIKVSDLEMMVQSTLVDSLQTVPSDDEVVDIKDSENDVDENLLEIYEANKSSIRSFLADDENSQITDKYNLLENLFVKSILNNSTASFLDTCFPDKESAVSFLLRLATSRCPIKSRLLSIVKLVQIVESLDSDVFAGTIIPVSITLLIDPIQQIRQSAVILIKALESSCSRSSAKKILLADVLYGSESQDFAVVSPKDSKPLLESLDESSPNFIVDDTALFSCLETLLQNKKLGKIYLALFTTHALSVKIPAIKLNLINITIKSAENLKFAASPSTLFEDVLQLYVQSRDKWIKRCEQTQCDSIIFERTLLKLVIPKEKNEFAIKFLESALASPYEQLSNLAKDQLIEILPTLKFDFQIKIINDILEEYLTDNIVNYDPVEILESVEIKNVVFIELLKSCTLNTNEPSSQPANLPKRRRRSSQSTRQAMKDDEVSNIASTHLKKVTMLLEILDVSSKKPYFDPSFELLNLIFTILDDLETLGKDGKLPILYTQETIASCLKNIIERLKDMNVVVKNPSAIRADVIVSAIRASDSPQVQNKLLLVIAALASLSPELVLHSVMPIFTFMGAHTIRQDDEFSGHVVEQTIICVVPALANAAQYGKIDEIEFLLASFVSAFLHVPRHRRVRLFTTLARTLGGDLSIHLILFLCGQQYVNAYMKHRMGDCSALVDFATVFLQAFSANEELDAAIKFLDLWKHIPEVPVEKDSQEFKELSSRVIFGPSIVTMTKSELYNWRKGLVSFIRHALTDAKSGSDIPKLRLKVASLILEDKNTDILLNSFSSLITYLLDVIETSTKRHEDAEILKKFHKLLGDVLGLLPIQYYSKSVNDILNAPSTSVETMKSLISLTAAKFNLEHTENAYAHEGIALLMPTLQEKISSSADIELSQASLDTMAALVHRFGNSIASANLVKFLGVISGECGLANKNSPELTISSINCITSIIVIVGVKMIGLFPKIVPPIFKIFEGCVNSKQESARLIQISITVFFSTLVKKIPNFLTPNIKDILKTLLRANLVSDSIRSNVLEIVVEYIDSKLVMSSLCSLWAFAAGLNATSLGLFIGTMENTIEKMNKAAAVSESTLFFRFLTNALEYRAISAFDSNTVGRVESMIHNCAIVYVMKLNDKSFRPFLAMIVRWAFDGEGVVTEIGEVERLESFYKFFNKLQENLRAIITSYYSYILDSTVSLLNRFASGELSSSSLRRLILISLTSSFKYDQTEYWLVNSRFDSISEALTSQLHNIEDSIGKHLVKALCSLAQDTSSSDDHNKKLNELIISHMRVIGDKEPNAREKYWSVKALTTIYKRVGESWLSLLPQLVPIIAELLEDDDDDIQTEVREGLAKIMEELMGESLDHLLA; encoded by the coding sequence ATGACGTCTTTATCTCAGCAGTTGGCAGGTATTGCACAGCGTACAAAGGCTGTTGCCTTAGATAGAAAACGGAGAACAAAGATTCATGGTGTCTCGTTTCTCAATGATCCAACTATTGCAGCAACACAAGATTATGAGACAATTTACTATGATGCCCTAGACGCACTGGAGAGATTAGAATCAATAGATCGTCGGTTTGGTAAATTCAAGAACTCCATCTTTAGCTTGACTTCCATCCAAATTGACCGGCACGTCCAAAgccaagaagaaaatgaaaacttAACTAAAACAATCAATGCTTTTCTTTCCTTACTTGCTCCTTATTGGCATTTAGCTGTTGCAATCAGAGCAGCAGAATGGCCTTTGAGAAGGTTTCAAATGAATATCTACAATGCGGAACATCTGCTATTGACTACCTTACCTTACTTTGATCAACCAGTTTTCCCAAGAATTCTGTATGTCGTCAATGACTTGCCAAAGTTATTCACTTGGGCTGttaattttaaaaaaagCAATTCCAATCCGTCTATGAACTCCATGATCAAGGTATTCACTgatgttgatttcttcaatttataCTCGAAGTTTTTACAAGATGAACTACATCATAAAAGCAACTTCACCAAGCAGTTGGTGTTTTATGTCTCAATGACGATCTCAAGTATTGCAGCATTATCATCCTCAACATCGGACAAACTAAATTCTCTTATTCCGTATGCATTGGAAACGGTTTCTTCTCTATTATCTTCTAAAAACGATGATTGTAAAACCGCTGCTTATACCATCTTGATTGTCATTTCAGCTGCAGTTCCTTTAACTAGGTCAATTGTATTGGCATCCATTGAGACTGTTTTGTTATCTAGTACCcaagaaaccaaaaaaaatgctttGAGTTGTGTCATTAAGCTTCTTCAATCTATTCAAGAGCAAGGTTTGGACCCATTACCTGGAAAAATCTTGCAGCTATTACCATCCAATATGCTAGAGGATATGGaaaccttgaaaaaaattccaaacaaCGAAAAATTTGTTTGTGTTTATTTGAGGTCACTGATCACTAATAATGGTAATATTGGTGTTTCCGAAACTAAAAATCTTaaaaaattggatataACTTTTAGCAAACATCAACTTTCTGTAGTCACTGCTGATTTATTAAATTCAATTATGAATAACTCGGCTTCTACAAACAACTACTACATTGACTTGCTGAAATATTTAATCACGGAAAATCAAGAACTATTTCTAGaaaatttggagaaattcaacatcaaggTATCTGATCTAGAAATGATGGTCCAATCAACTTTAGTTGATTCACTGCAAACAGTTCCATCGGATGATGAGGTGGTTGATATTAAGGACTCTGAAAATGATGTCGACGAGAACCTACTTGAAATTTATGAAGCAAACAAGTCTTCAATTAGATCATTCTTGGCTGACGATGAGAATAGTCAAATTACAGACAAGTATAATCTCCTTGAGAATTTATTTGTGAAAAGTATACTAAATAATTCTACGGCATCATTTTTGGATACTTGTTTTCCGGATAAAGAATCGGCTGTTTCCTTCCTCTTGAGATTAGCAACATCCCGTTGCCCGATAAAGTCAAGGCTTTTGTCCATTGTAAAATTGGTCCAGATTGTTGAAAGTTTGGACTCTGATGTTTTTGCTGGCACCATCATCCCTGTTTCTATAACGCTGTTGATAGatccaattcaacaaattagACAGTCAGCTGTTATTTTAATCAAAGCTTTAGAGTCTTCTTGTTCTAGAAGTTCagccaaaaaaatattactAGCAGATGTGTTATATGGGAGTGAATCTCAAGATTTTGCAGTTGTTTCTCCGAAGGATTCCAAGCCTTTATTAGAGTCTTTAGACGAAAGCTCACCTAActttattgttgatgatactgcattgttttcttgtttggaaactcttcttcaaaacaaaaagctAGGTAAGATCTATCTTGCATTATTTACAACACATGCATTATCTGTGAAAATTCCAGCAATAAAGCTTAACTTGATCAACATCACAATCAAATCAGCTGAAAACCTGAAGTTTGCAGCATCTCCATCTACATTGTTTGAAGATGTCCTCCAATTATACGTTCAGTCTAGAGACAAGTGGATTAAGAGGTGCGAACAAACACAATGTGATTCTATCATTTTCGAAAGAACTTTACTCAAATTGGTCATTcccaaggaaaaaaatgaatttgctatcaaatttttggaGTCTGCATTAGCATCTCCATATGAACAGCTGTCAAACTTGGCAAAGGATCAACTCATCGAAATTTTACCGACTTTaaagtttgatttccaaattaaaattatcaatgACATACTTGAAGAATACCTCACCGATAATATTGTTAATTATGATCCTGTTGAGATCTTAGAATctgttgaaatcaaaaatgtcGTTTTTATCgagttattgaaaagttgtACTTTAAATACCAACGAACCATCAAGTCAACCAGCAAATTTaccaaagagaagaagaagatcatCTCAGTCAACAAGACAGGCAATGAAAGACGATGAAGTTTCTAATATTGCTAGTACTCACTTAAAGAAGGTCACCATGcttcttgaaattttggACGTTTCATCCAAGAAACCATATTTTGATCCATCCtttgaattgttgaatttaatTTTTACCATTTTAGATGACCTTGAAACACTTGGTAAGGACGGAAAACTACCAATTTTATATACACAAGAAACTATAGCTtcatgtttgaaaaatattattgaaagaCTAAAAGACATGAATGTTGTTGTCAAGAACCCATCTGCAATTAGAGCTGATGTGATTGTCTCAGCGATTAGAGCATCAGATTCACCGCAGGttcaaaataaattatTGCTAGTTATTGCAGCACTCGCTTCACTATCTCCAGAATTAGTTTTACATTCTGTCATGCCTATCTTCACATTTATGGGTGCACACACTATTAGACAAGATGATGAGTTCTCTGGTCATGTTGTTGAGCAAACGATCATTTGCGTTGTACCAGCTTTAGCTAACGCAGCCCAATATGGCAAGATCGATGAGATTGAGTTTTTGCttgcttcttttgttaGTGCGTTTTTACATGTTCCAAGACATAGAAGAGTTAGATTATTCACAACTCTAGCTCGAACTTTAGGTGGTGATCTATCGATTCATTTAATTTTGTTCTTATGTGGTCAGCAATACGTCAATGCTTATATGAAACATAGGATGGGCGATTGTTCAGCGTTGGTTGATTTTGCCACTGTATTTTTACAAGCCTTCTCTGCAAATGAAGAGTTGGATGCAGCCATCAAGTTTTTGGATCTATGGAAACATATCCCTGAAGTTCCTGTTGAGAAGGACTCACAAGAGTTTAAGGAGCTATCATCCAGGGTTATTTTCGGTCCATCCATTGTAACAATGACAAAGAGTGAACTTTACAATTGGAGGAAAGGGCTCGTGTCATTTATTAGACATGCCCTCACTGATGCCAAAAGTGGTAGCGATATTCCTAAGTTAAGACTCAAGGTTGCTTCACTAATTTTGGAAGATAAGAATACAGACATCTTGTTAAATAGTTTCTCCAGTTTGATCACGTATTTATTAGATGTTATTGAAACATCAACCAAGCGTCACGAAGATGCAGAAattctgaagaaatttCATAAGCTATTGGGCGATGTTTTAGGATTACTGCCAATTCAATATTACTCGAAATCTGTCAATGATATCCTAAATGCTCCTAGTACATCTGTGGAAACTATGAAGAGCCTTATCAGTTTAACTGCAGCTAAATTCAATCTTGAACATACTGAAAATGCTTATGCACATGAAGGTATTGCATTATTAATGCCGACattacaagaaaaaatctcTTCCTCTGCTGATATTGAACTCTCTCAAGCCTCGTTGGATACTATGGCAGCTTTAGTACATCGTTTTGGTAACAGCATTGCGTCTGCAAATCTGGTCAAATTTTTGGGTGTCATTTCTGGTGAGTGTGGATTGGCTAACAAAAACTCTCCCGAGCTCACTATTTCTTCTATCAACTGCATTACAAGTATTATTGTCATTGTTGGTGTGAAAATGATCGGTTTGTTCCCCAAAATTGTTCCTCctatattcaaaatatttgagGGATGTGTCAACAGTAAGCAAGAGTCTGCTAGGTTAATTCAAATATCTATTACTGTTTTCTTCTCTACGTTGGTAAAGAAAATTCCAAACTTTTTAACGCCGAATATCAAAGACATTCTGAAAACCCTGCTTAGGGCAAATTTGGTGTCTGATTCCATTAGGTCGAATGTCTTAGAAATAGTTGTCGAATATATTGACTCAAAACTGGTCATGTCTTCTTTATGTTCCTTGTGGGCTTTTGCGGCTGGTTTGAATGCTACTTCCTTAGGCTTATTTATTGGTACAATGGAGAATACGATTGAAAAGATGAATAAGGCTGCTGCAGTCTCGGAATcaactttgttttttaGGTTCCTAACTAACGCATTGGAATACCGTGCCATTTCTGCATTTGATTCTAACACTGTGGGTAGGGTTGAATCTATGATTCATAATTGTGCAATTGTTTATGTTATGAAGCTTAATGATAAATCTTTTAGGCCGTTCCTTGCGATGATTGTCAGGTGGGCTTTTGATGGTGAAGGTGTGGTCACCGAGATCGGTGAAGTGGAAAGGTTGGAATCATTTTacaagtttttcaataagTTACAAGAAAACCTGAGAGCCATTATCACAAGCTATTATAGCTATATTCTCGATTCAACTGTCTCCCTTCTTAATAGATTTGCAAGTGGTGAGTTATCAAGTTCATCTCTTCGGAGGttaattttgatttccttgaCATCCTCCTTCAAGTATGACCAAACTGAGTATTGGCTTGTTAATTCAAGATTTGACTCAATATCCGAGGCTCTAACCTCCCAGCTGCATAACATTGAAGATAGCATTGGTAAGCATTTAGTTAAGGCCTTATGTTCATTAGCCCAAGATACTTCATCCTCAGATGATCATAATAAAAAGCTAAATGAACTCATTATATCTCATATGCGTGTTATTGGCGATAAGGAACCAAAtgcaagagaaaaatacTGGTCTGTTAAGGCGCTGACTACCATTTACAAACGTGTTGGTGAATCATGGTTAAGCTTATTGCCACAACTTGTTCCTATTATTGCAGAGTTGTTAGAAgacgatgacgatgacaTTCAAACTGAAGTTCGTGAGGGATTGGCCAAAATTATGGAAGAACTCATGGGTGAGTCTCTAGATCATCTCTTAGCATGA
- a CDS encoding uncharacterized protein (PKUD0A00825) has translation MGDQAYQNFQQHQQQYQNEHNTQLGSIVDLNPVFQEINNIDQGYINIQPPPTVNAPIIPTQKTFKYANDCSISIGCTPSGFTTILLHIRDTPYFGVGTIYSLSALELKDATIYYNSKHDFLLEEDIDPNSISPLDLDKDRRLHKICIYKLNETGEYRIDFVKLAKTGIEELDRQDPWKDFNDMRNQGAGDRQVEMMRKFINILSTSRNEPDIIVTSSIPEKSPDLKPCVGIMEFKRVQ, from the coding sequence ATGGGTGATCAGGCGTACCAGAATTTCCAGCAGCATCagcaacaatatcaaaatgAACATAATACACAGTTGGGGTCAATAGTAGATCTCAACCCAGTGTTTCAAGAGATCAACAATATCGACCAAGGTTACATTAATATACAGCCTCCTCCTACTGTCAATGCGCCAATTATACCAACACAGAAGACTTTCAAGTATGCCAATGATTGCTCTATCAGTATCGGTTGCACTCCATCTGGATTCACCACCATTCTCCTTCATATAAGAGATACCCCCTATTTTGGTGTGGGGACAATATACAGTCTGAGCGCCTTGGAACTGAAGGACGCTACAATTTACTACAATTCCAAACACGACTTCCTTCTcgaagaagatattgatcCTAATAGCATATCACCCTTGGATCTAGATAAAGATAGACGACTTCACAAAATCTGCATTTATAAACTAAACGAAACTGGGGAATACCGAATCGATTTTGTAAAGCTTGCCAAGACTGGTATTGAAGAGCTTGACCGTCAAGATCCATGGAAAGACTTTAACGATATGCGGAACCAGGGGGCTGGTGATAGGCAGGTGGAAATGATGAgaaaattcatcaacattttaAGCACCAGTCGCAACGAACCTGATATTATAGTCACTTCCAGCATCCCCGAAAAATCTCCTGATCTTAAACCATGCGTAGGCATAATGGAGTTTAAAAGAGTCCAGTAA
- a CDS encoding uncharacterized protein (PKUD0A00830) — translation MTVSHAEHRRGQALDQQTERGRLHQVPNRFKLQKNIARIDTSEDPKILIRDLGLKRSSILRPTSNLLPFERLRVPSGSSTNLTQYKRYFMSNSTTHPEPSSECSLCSSLSTSPPLAGGEPRYMDRYFDYGNDRRAKNVPASESKFTYARSVSTQESRQIQFDLKLGKSDVDLRMPNPFVMETISPASSNDTNLLISSSTEICASNNIDSTHIDNSTAIINEINCSSQFKKHYYNIHRENGSLNVTLNDASDNEEEIGSAWMNPSNYNDNIKSNNDFSKETSKRTSKPFKSQHFSLKQRVQHEKASSNLRSLALFGHHPMMESMQRVKCKRQPQTAVPEVDIVATLQSMWG, via the coding sequence ATGACTGTTAGCCACGCTGAACACAGGAGAGGTCAAGCTTTAGACCAACAAACAGAACGAGGCCGACTCCATCAGGTACCGAATCGCTTCAAGctccaaaaaaatattgctAGAATAGACACTTCAGAAGATCCAAAGATCCTTATTAGAGACTTGGGGCTGAAGCGGTCTAGCATTCTTCGCCCTacttcaaatttattaCCCTTTGAAAGGCTGAGAGTGCCATCTGGTTCTTCAACCAACCTGACGCAGTATAAAAGATACTTTATGTCTAATAGCACCACTCATCCTGAACCTTCGTCAGAATGTTCCCTCTGTTCATCTTTGAGCACTAGCCCACCATTGGCTGGCGGAGAGCCAAGATATATGGATAGATATTTTGATTACGGCAATGATCGTAGGGCAAAGAATGTTCCTGCTTCGGAAAGTAAGTTCACATACGCAAGGAGTGTAAGTACTCAAGAAAGCAGACAAATCCAATTTGATCTTAAACTTGGTAAGTCAGATGTAGACTTGAGAATGCCAAACCCATTTGTGATGGAAACAATATCACCTGCAAGCAGCAATGATACTAATTTGTTAATAAGTAGCTCCACAGAAATATGTGCCAGTAACAACATAGACAGCACGCATATTGATAACTCTACAGCCATCATAAATGAAATTAACTGCAGCTCTCAGTTTAAAAAACACTACTATAATATCCATAGGGAGAATGGGTCACTGAATGTTACCCTAAACGACGCTTCagacaatgaagaagaaataggTTCCGCGTGGATGAATCCTAGTAATTACAATGATAATATTAAAAGCAAcaatgatttttcaaaagaaacaagtaAAAGAACATCTAAGCCATTCAAATCTCAGCACTTCTCCTTGAAACAACGTGTACAACACGAGAAGGCCTCTAGTAACCTTCGATCTCTTGCCTTGTTTGGACACCATCCGATGATGGAAAGCATGCAGCGAGTGAAATGCAAGAGACAGCCTCAAACAGCTGTCCCGGAGGTAGATATTGTTGCTACACTTCAGAGCATGTGGGGGTGA